A single genomic interval of Candidatus Neomarinimicrobiota bacterium harbors:
- a CDS encoding DUF4097 family beta strand repeat-containing protein → MKHLTRITAIAICLVPLMAGQLLAKEETIHKTFKKIKTLDIETVSGDCIIEAGKGDNVVVDLVYDYPDDCFEPAFKQSGDRLQLEEHFRGYGGCSGSSEWTITVPKDMRIDFSSASGNLSVSDCTGKFGLESASGYIEIDQCEGKYEIDNASGRIEISISKGDFEVDNASGRIAISNSEGDFKVDNASGHIRMQDVSGQFELDNASGDIEIDNIVGQLKVDNASGDIDATRAVIEDMSDFDTASGDISVTLAKSPEHDITLDSASGNVVLNYNGNPVSGYFEFSARKDRGKIDAPYKFDKEEEYEYQGRVYVRKSFTREKDTPRIVLSTASGKIELKLE, encoded by the coding sequence ATGAAACACCTTACCCGCATCACGGCTATCGCGATCTGCCTCGTTCCGCTGATGGCCGGCCAACTGCTCGCCAAAGAAGAGACCATCCACAAGACCTTCAAAAAAATCAAGACGCTGGATATTGAAACGGTCAGCGGTGACTGCATTATTGAAGCCGGCAAGGGCGACAATGTCGTCGTGGACCTGGTATATGATTACCCCGATGATTGCTTCGAGCCCGCCTTCAAGCAAAGCGGCGACCGGCTCCAGCTCGAGGAACACTTCCGTGGATATGGAGGCTGCTCCGGCTCCTCGGAATGGACCATCACGGTTCCGAAAGATATGCGTATCGATTTCTCCTCGGCTTCGGGGAACCTTTCCGTATCGGACTGCACGGGGAAGTTTGGCCTGGAATCGGCCTCCGGATACATTGAGATTGACCAATGCGAAGGGAAATATGAGATCGATAACGCCTCCGGCCGTATTGAGATCAGCATCTCAAAGGGGGATTTCGAAGTCGACAATGCCTCCGGCCGCATCGCGATCAGCAACTCAGAGGGGGATTTCAAAGTCGACAATGCCTCCGGCCACATCCGGATGCAGGATGTCTCCGGCCAGTTCGAGCTCGATAATGCCTCCGGTGATATCGAAATCGATAATATCGTTGGCCAACTCAAAGTGGACAATGCCTCCGGTGATATCGATGCTACCCGTGCGGTGATCGAAGACATGAGCGACTTCGATACGGCTTCGGGTGACATTTCGGTCACGCTGGCTAAGAGTCCCGAACATGATATAACCCTGGATTCAGCGTCGGGAAATGTGGTGCTGAATTACAATGGGAACCCGGTCAGCGGCTACTTCGAATTTTCAGCCCGCAAGGACCGGGGCAAAATAGACGCACCCTACAAGTTCGATAAAGAAGAAGAGTATGAATATCAAGGTAGAGTCTATGTACGGAAATCGTTCACCCGCGAGAAGGATACACCCCGGATAGTCCTCAGCACCGCCTCCGGCAAAATCGAGCTGAAATTGGAATAG